Proteins from a single region of Halorubrum sp. 2020YC2:
- the speB gene encoding agmatinase gives MFPGATTDREAASYVVVGAPLDATTTFQPGTRFGPDRVRRFSESYDDYDRRTDSRFAALGVHDAGDVRPWDDVRAYLDHLAAELRSVVYDGAVPLLVGGEHTVTYAGVDAVDPDVLVVCDAHLDLRDAYDGNPWNHACVTRRCLDDLGVDRAVVVGARTGSEAEWNRAADADVEVVAPEDAREWIGALDGDGSGEAGPFDDGDSVYCSVDVDALDPAYAPGTGTMEPFGLEPREVRDLVRAVAPRADGFDVVEVNDRDDGQAAALAGKLLREFAHSHASATDGGRTDGGRTDGGRTDGSA, from the coding sequence ATGTTCCCCGGAGCGACGACCGACCGCGAAGCTGCTTCCTACGTGGTCGTCGGCGCTCCGCTCGACGCCACGACCACTTTCCAGCCGGGCACCCGGTTCGGACCGGACCGGGTCCGGCGCTTTTCAGAGAGCTACGACGACTACGACCGCCGCACCGACAGTCGCTTCGCCGCGCTGGGCGTCCACGACGCGGGCGACGTGCGCCCGTGGGACGACGTGCGGGCGTACCTCGACCACCTCGCCGCCGAACTCCGGAGCGTCGTCTACGACGGCGCCGTCCCCCTGCTCGTCGGCGGCGAACACACGGTCACGTACGCGGGCGTCGACGCCGTCGACCCCGACGTGCTCGTCGTCTGCGACGCCCACCTCGACCTGCGCGACGCGTACGACGGGAACCCGTGGAACCACGCCTGCGTCACGCGCCGGTGTCTCGACGACCTCGGCGTCGACCGCGCCGTGGTCGTCGGCGCCCGGACCGGCTCCGAGGCGGAGTGGAACCGCGCGGCCGACGCCGACGTGGAGGTCGTCGCGCCCGAGGACGCCCGCGAGTGGATAGGTGCGCTCGACGGCGACGGCTCCGGAGAAGCCGGCCCGTTCGACGACGGGGACTCCGTCTACTGCTCGGTCGACGTCGACGCGCTCGACCCCGCCTACGCCCCTGGAACCGGCACGATGGAGCCGTTCGGACTTGAGCCGCGGGAGGTCCGCGACCTCGTCCGCGCGGTCGCCCCCCGCGCCGACGGGTTCGACGTCGTCGAGGTGAACGACCGCGACGACGGGCAGGCGGCGGCGCTGGCCGGGAAGCTACTGCGGGAGTTCGCGCACTCGCACGCGAGCGCGACCGACGGCGGCCGGACCGACGGCGGCCGGACCGACGGCGGCCGGACCGACGGCTCGGCGTAG
- a CDS encoding succinic semialdehyde dehydrogenase encodes MSSTDPPTVVDDAPTLAARRLDGLSDRVARSRPAADADDRADDPEGDPDALDVFAPATAERIGSVPACDAADVEAAVERAREAQSAWAETPAAERARVVDRFGDLVAKRREELLDVLQLETGKSRRTAVEELFDVPTGCAYVASEAPDALSEERRRGVAPGVTTATVTREPVGVVGVISPWNYPLTLSMADAIPALAAGNAVVLKPDEKTPYGALLLSELLELAGLPDDLFQVVTGEGPTVGPPLIDAVDYVAFTGSTATGRTIAERAGRNLIGCSLELGGNNPLVVCGDADVDEVARGAVQACFSNAGQLCLSAERIYVVESAYDAFLDAFVRETEAVTLGTGYDYDADLGSLVDADQLARVESHVADARDRGATVETGGRARPDVAPYCYEPTVLTGVDPDATVACEETFGPVAVVTPVPDADAAVAAANDSPYGLNASVWTGDRERGAELAREIDCGTVNVNDAFLATWGANDAPMGGFGDSGLGRRHGREGIQRYTETRTVGVSRVGPLTFPDRIPTDWFVRGAFAATRIGRGVRRGVDAVRRRLSRR; translated from the coding sequence ATGTCCTCGACGGATCCCCCTACCGTGGTCGACGACGCCCCGACGCTCGCGGCGCGACGGCTCGACGGTCTCAGCGACCGCGTCGCGCGCTCTCGGCCCGCTGCCGACGCCGACGACCGGGCCGACGACCCGGAGGGCGACCCCGACGCGCTCGACGTGTTCGCCCCGGCGACCGCCGAGCGGATCGGGAGCGTCCCGGCCTGCGACGCCGCCGACGTCGAGGCCGCGGTCGAGCGCGCCCGCGAGGCGCAGTCGGCGTGGGCCGAGACGCCGGCGGCGGAGCGCGCCCGGGTCGTCGACCGGTTCGGCGACCTCGTCGCGAAGCGCCGCGAGGAGCTGTTGGACGTCCTCCAGCTGGAGACCGGGAAGTCCCGGCGCACCGCGGTCGAGGAGCTGTTCGACGTGCCGACCGGCTGCGCGTACGTCGCGAGCGAGGCGCCGGACGCGCTCTCCGAGGAGCGACGTCGGGGCGTGGCGCCCGGGGTCACGACCGCGACGGTCACCCGCGAGCCGGTCGGCGTCGTCGGCGTGATCTCGCCGTGGAACTACCCGCTCACGCTGTCGATGGCGGACGCGATCCCCGCGCTGGCCGCGGGCAACGCCGTCGTGCTGAAACCGGACGAGAAGACCCCCTATGGGGCGCTGCTCCTCTCCGAGCTGCTGGAGCTCGCCGGCCTCCCCGACGACCTCTTTCAGGTCGTCACGGGAGAGGGGCCGACGGTCGGCCCGCCGCTGATCGACGCGGTCGACTACGTCGCGTTCACGGGCAGTACGGCGACCGGCCGGACCATCGCGGAGCGCGCGGGCCGGAACCTGATCGGCTGCTCGCTCGAACTCGGCGGCAACAACCCCCTCGTCGTGTGCGGGGACGCCGACGTCGACGAGGTCGCCCGCGGCGCGGTCCAGGCCTGCTTCTCGAACGCGGGCCAGCTCTGCCTCTCCGCCGAGCGGATCTACGTCGTCGAGTCCGCGTACGACGCCTTCCTCGACGCGTTCGTCCGCGAAACTGAGGCGGTGACGCTCGGGACCGGCTACGACTACGACGCCGACCTCGGCTCGCTCGTCGACGCCGACCAGTTGGCCCGCGTCGAGTCCCACGTCGCGGACGCCCGCGACCGCGGTGCGACCGTCGAGACCGGCGGGCGCGCCCGGCCCGACGTGGCGCCGTACTGCTACGAGCCGACGGTACTGACCGGCGTCGACCCGGACGCGACGGTCGCCTGCGAGGAGACGTTCGGACCGGTGGCCGTCGTGACGCCGGTCCCGGACGCGGACGCGGCGGTCGCGGCGGCGAACGACTCCCCGTACGGACTCAACGCGAGCGTCTGGACCGGGGACCGCGAGCGGGGCGCCGAACTCGCCCGCGAGATAGACTGCGGCACGGTGAACGTCAACGACGCGTTCCTCGCGACGTGGGGCGCAAACGACGCGCCGATGGGCGGGTTCGGCGACTCGGGACTCGGTCGCCGCCACGGGCGAGAGGGGATTCAGCGGTACACGGAGACGCGGACCGTCGGCGTCTCGCGGGTCGGTCCGCTGACGTTCCCGGACCGGATCCCGACCGACTGGTTCGTCCGCGGCGCGTTCGCCGCGACGCGGATCGGTCGGGGGGTTCGGCGCGGCGTCGACGCGGTCCGGCGGCGCCTGTCGCGTCGGTAA
- a CDS encoding aminotransferase class I/II-fold pyridoxal phosphate-dependent enzyme produces MRIDPFGLERWFAEHEHEADIMLAESGIRSLDAGRFDLDPGKLGYVIPTDGDPEFRASVGDRYDRSADEVLFTCGTQEANFLTFLSLLGDEGPVGGNGETAGVGSGTHAVVVTPTYQALHAVPDAFGDVTRVELEPPEWELDPDAVADAARDDTAVIVVNNPNNPTGQYHDEAAMRAVYDVAVDRDAYLLCDEVYRLLAAEPQPPVASYGAHGISTTSLTKAYGLAGLRFGWIAGPEPVVERAWRWKDYTTISPSLFGQHVAKQALGRREDRILSENRELAAAHRDRVADWVDAHDLDWLDPVGVNAFVTVPDGFADAEEFCRTVVEEASVVLAPGGLFGFPGRFRIGFGLPTEELEDGLDRVSRVIEEHAAASDSAATTGGDA; encoded by the coding sequence ATGCGCATCGACCCGTTCGGCCTCGAACGCTGGTTCGCGGAGCACGAGCACGAGGCCGACATCATGCTGGCCGAAAGCGGGATCCGGTCGCTCGACGCGGGCCGGTTCGACCTCGACCCGGGGAAGCTCGGCTACGTCATCCCGACCGACGGCGACCCCGAGTTCCGGGCGTCCGTCGGTGACCGCTACGACCGGTCCGCCGACGAGGTGCTCTTCACCTGCGGCACGCAGGAGGCGAACTTCCTGACGTTCCTCTCGCTACTTGGCGACGAGGGGCCCGTCGGCGGAAACGGTGAGACGGCCGGCGTCGGCTCCGGCACCCACGCGGTCGTCGTCACCCCCACCTACCAGGCGCTCCACGCCGTGCCGGACGCGTTCGGGGACGTGACCCGCGTCGAACTGGAGCCGCCCGAGTGGGAACTGGACCCCGACGCCGTCGCGGACGCCGCCCGCGACGACACCGCCGTCATCGTCGTCAACAACCCGAACAACCCCACCGGGCAGTACCACGACGAGGCGGCGATGCGGGCGGTGTACGACGTCGCCGTCGACCGCGACGCCTACCTGCTCTGCGACGAGGTGTACCGCCTGCTGGCCGCGGAGCCGCAGCCGCCGGTCGCGAGCTACGGGGCGCACGGCATCTCGACGACGAGCCTCACGAAGGCGTACGGGCTGGCCGGCCTCCGGTTCGGCTGGATCGCTGGGCCGGAGCCGGTCGTCGAGCGCGCGTGGCGCTGGAAGGACTACACCACCATCTCCCCGAGCCTGTTCGGCCAGCACGTCGCGAAGCAGGCGCTCGGCCGGCGCGAGGACCGGATCCTGTCGGAGAACCGCGAACTGGCGGCCGCCCACCGCGACCGCGTCGCGGACTGGGTCGACGCACACGACCTCGACTGGCTCGACCCCGTCGGCGTCAACGCGTTCGTGACGGTCCCCGACGGCTTCGCGGACGCGGAGGAGTTCTGCCGGACGGTCGTCGAGGAGGCGAGCGTCGTCCTCGCGCCCGGCGGTCTGTTCGGCTTCCCGGGCCGCTTCCGGATCGGATTCGGTCTCCCGACCGAGGAACTGGAAGACGGTCTCGACCGGGTGAGCCGCGTGATCGAGGAGCACGCCGCGGCGTCCGACTCGGCCGCGACGACCGGAGGTGACGCCTGA
- a CDS encoding universal stress protein: MYDHVLLPTDGSVGVDRATDHAIDAADRYDATLHVLYVVDGDVVNAYSGDEFVDGAEGAEETLEENGREALDAVAERAREADVETVTALRYGIPHEEILRYADEEGVDLTVMGSKTRSGDYRRMLGSVTERVSRQSTAPVSIVKTTVDA; this comes from the coding sequence ATGTACGACCACGTCCTCTTGCCCACCGACGGAAGCGTCGGCGTCGACCGCGCGACCGACCACGCGATCGACGCCGCCGACCGCTACGACGCGACCCTCCACGTCCTCTACGTCGTCGACGGCGACGTGGTGAACGCCTACTCGGGCGACGAGTTCGTCGACGGCGCCGAGGGCGCGGAGGAGACGCTCGAAGAGAACGGCCGCGAGGCGCTCGACGCCGTGGCCGAGCGCGCCCGCGAGGCCGACGTGGAGACCGTCACCGCCCTGCGGTACGGGATCCCCCACGAGGAGATCCTCCGGTACGCCGACGAGGAGGGCGTCGACCTCACGGTGATGGGGTCGAAGACGCGCTCCGGCGACTACCGGCGGATGCTCGGCTCCGTCACCGAGCGCGTCTCCCGCCAGTCGACCGCGCCCGTGAGCATCGTGAAGACGACCGTCGACGCCTGA
- a CDS encoding translation initiation factor IF-5A, which produces MPREQKQVRELQEGSYVMMDDAPCKINHYSTAKPGKHGSAKARVEGKGVFDDKKRSLSQPVDAKVWVPIIQRKQGQVVNVSGDEVQVMDLDTYDTFTMRIPEGEDFASDDNIEYLDYEGQRKIIG; this is translated from the coding sequence ATGCCGCGAGAGCAGAAGCAGGTTCGCGAACTCCAGGAGGGCAGCTACGTGATGATGGACGACGCGCCCTGTAAGATCAATCACTACAGCACCGCCAAACCCGGCAAACACGGCAGCGCCAAGGCTCGCGTCGAGGGCAAGGGCGTCTTCGACGACAAGAAGCGCTCGCTCTCGCAACCGGTCGACGCGAAGGTGTGGGTCCCGATCATCCAGCGGAAGCAGGGACAGGTCGTCAACGTCAGCGGCGACGAGGTCCAGGTGATGGATCTGGACACCTACGACACCTTCACGATGCGGATCCCCGAGGGCGAGGACTTCGCCTCGGACGACAACATCGAGTACCTCGACTACGAGGGCCAACGGAAGATCATCGGGTAG
- a CDS encoding alpha/beta hydrolase — protein MRAAELDPDLAAAIAEIESLGPPAWSDLSVDAARRLEDDLFSGPPEPPVAETRDLAFDGPHGEVPVRVYRPENAVEASVDSRALVHLHGGGWTLGTLDSVDGICRELAVRADAVVVSVDYRLAPEHPFPVAVDEAAAAVEWVTETAGALGVDPDRIGVSGTSAGGALAVATALRAREFDDLLAPAGQFLLYPIAGHDFETDSYRENADGPLLTRADMRWFYERYLRSRVDAANPYAVPLRARDLGDLSPATVVTAGFDPLRDDGVALAERFEREGTPVEHRHYPAMAHGFCSLADRVSTAEAALEAVAADARDRL, from the coding sequence ATGCGCGCGGCCGAACTCGACCCGGACCTCGCCGCGGCGATAGCCGAGATCGAGTCGCTGGGACCCCCGGCGTGGAGCGATCTCTCCGTCGACGCCGCCCGCCGCCTCGAAGACGATCTGTTCTCCGGGCCGCCCGAACCCCCGGTTGCCGAGACCCGCGACCTCGCGTTCGACGGCCCCCACGGCGAGGTGCCGGTGCGGGTGTATCGGCCCGAAAACGCCGTCGAAGCCTCGGTAGATTCCCGCGCCCTCGTCCACCTCCACGGCGGCGGATGGACGCTCGGCACGCTCGACTCGGTCGACGGGATCTGCCGCGAGCTCGCGGTCCGCGCCGACGCCGTCGTCGTCTCCGTCGACTACCGGCTCGCCCCCGAACACCCGTTCCCGGTCGCGGTCGACGAGGCGGCCGCGGCGGTCGAGTGGGTGACGGAAACTGCGGGCGCGCTCGGCGTCGACCCCGACCGGATCGGCGTCTCCGGCACCAGCGCCGGCGGCGCGCTCGCGGTCGCGACCGCGCTCCGCGCCCGGGAGTTCGACGACCTCCTCGCGCCCGCCGGGCAGTTCCTGCTCTATCCGATCGCCGGTCACGACTTCGAGACGGACTCCTACCGGGAGAACGCGGACGGGCCGCTGCTCACCCGCGCCGACATGCGGTGGTTCTACGAGCGGTATCTGAGAAGTCGGGTCGACGCCGCGAACCCCTACGCGGTCCCGCTCCGGGCGCGGGACTTAGGCGATTTGTCGCCCGCGACGGTCGTCACCGCCGGGTTCGACCCCCTGCGCGACGACGGCGTCGCGCTCGCGGAGCGGTTCGAGCGCGAGGGAACTCCGGTCGAACACCGTCACTACCCGGCGATGGCGCACGGGTTCTGTAGCCTCGCGGACCGCGTCTCGACCGCGGAGGCGGCGCTGGAGGCGGTCGCGGCCGACGCGCGGGACCGATTATAA
- a CDS encoding S8 family serine peptidase yields the protein MIDGRSRDESTRGRPRDAGPRSRGRPVRTNVSVALAVGAVLVALAVGTGAVAAAASPTATSPAIAPGTVDAGQAPAGVAQTDSPLAGANGTVELVVRFEPVDDPAALGAADGIPPAGADASAAVADLRDHADAERAAFESFAASRPGVAVEREFWLANALLVSVDAGRVAAADLRAVENVTRIHENVVVEPIGSSVMPQIGADPSGRAVAGVQQVGAPTAWERFDTRGAGATVAVVDTGVDPDHRDIDLAGWASFDANGTLVSDDVADASDPDGHGTHVAGTVAGGNASGTYIGVAPEATLYGIDAFEENGTATFAAVVASMEHATVTADADVLQLSLGANGTFRGFVGPVRNARATGTVVVAAVGNEGANASSSPANAYDAVAVGAVDGDRRVPPFSGGQRIDSAAAFGEYPSDWPASYVVPDVTAPGVRVASAAAGTGGSYVFRQGTSMAAPHASGVAALAVAATDGRAAAPAVESALVDTAVRPENATAPDYRYGHGTVDAPPAVGAAVESVPPEAAPTDASGSGSNGSGGDAGNASRAEGGATDGRSPGFGAVAAVAAVALASLSVGVRVGSGPGPRGRRRR from the coding sequence ATGATCGACGGTCGGTCGCGGGACGAGTCGACGCGGGGGCGACCGCGGGACGCCGGACCGCGCTCCCGCGGTCGACCGGTCCGAACCAACGTCTCGGTCGCGCTCGCAGTCGGCGCGGTTTTGGTCGCGCTCGCGGTCGGGACCGGCGCGGTCGCGGCCGCGGCGTCTCCGACGGCGACGTCACCGGCGATCGCCCCCGGGACGGTCGACGCCGGTCAGGCTCCGGCGGGCGTCGCCCAGACCGACTCCCCGCTCGCCGGGGCGAACGGGACGGTCGAACTCGTCGTGCGGTTCGAGCCGGTCGACGACCCCGCGGCGCTCGGCGCGGCGGACGGGATTCCACCGGCCGGCGCGGACGCGAGCGCGGCGGTCGCAGACCTGCGCGACCACGCCGACGCCGAGCGCGCGGCCTTCGAGTCGTTCGCCGCCTCGCGGCCCGGGGTCGCCGTCGAGCGCGAGTTCTGGCTGGCGAACGCGCTGCTGGTCTCCGTCGACGCCGGGCGCGTGGCGGCCGCCGACCTGCGCGCGGTCGAGAACGTCACCCGGATCCACGAGAACGTCGTCGTCGAGCCGATCGGATCGAGCGTTATGCCCCAGATCGGCGCCGACCCGAGCGGCCGGGCCGTGGCCGGGGTGCAGCAGGTCGGCGCGCCGACCGCCTGGGAGCGGTTCGACACGCGGGGCGCGGGCGCCACCGTCGCGGTCGTCGACACCGGCGTCGACCCAGACCACCGGGACATCGACCTCGCCGGATGGGCGTCGTTCGACGCGAACGGGACGCTCGTGAGCGACGACGTCGCGGACGCGAGCGACCCCGACGGCCACGGGACCCACGTCGCGGGGACGGTCGCGGGCGGGAACGCCTCGGGGACGTACATCGGCGTCGCGCCCGAGGCGACGCTGTACGGCATCGACGCGTTCGAGGAGAACGGGACGGCGACGTTCGCGGCCGTCGTCGCATCGATGGAACACGCGACGGTGACGGCCGACGCCGACGTGCTCCAACTGAGCCTCGGCGCGAACGGCACGTTCCGCGGGTTCGTCGGGCCGGTCAGGAACGCCCGCGCGACGGGAACGGTCGTCGTCGCCGCGGTCGGCAACGAGGGCGCGAACGCCTCCTCCTCGCCCGCGAACGCGTACGACGCGGTCGCCGTCGGCGCGGTCGACGGCGACCGGCGGGTCCCGCCGTTCTCGGGCGGGCAGCGGATCGACTCCGCCGCCGCGTTCGGTGAATATCCGAGCGACTGGCCCGCGTCGTACGTCGTCCCCGACGTGACCGCGCCGGGCGTCCGGGTCGCGAGCGCCGCCGCGGGCACCGGGGGCAGCTACGTCTTCCGACAGGGGACGAGCATGGCGGCGCCGCACGCCAGCGGGGTCGCGGCGCTCGCGGTCGCCGCGACCGACGGGCGAGCGGCCGCGCCGGCGGTCGAGTCGGCGCTCGTCGACACCGCGGTCCGCCCCGAGAACGCGACGGCGCCCGACTACCGGTACGGACACGGAACCGTCGACGCGCCCCCCGCCGTGGGAGCCGCCGTCGAGTCGGTCCCGCCCGAGGCGGCGCCGACCGACGCGAGCGGGAGCGGATCGAACGGCAGCGGCGGCGACGCCGGGAACGCGTCGCGGGCGGAGGGCGGCGCCACCGACGGACGGTCGCCGGGGTTCGGCGCCGTCGCCGCGGTCGCCGCAGTCGCGCTCGCGAGTCTGAGCGTCGGCGTTCGCGTCGGTTCCGGTCCGGGGCCCCGGGGCCGTCGGCGCCGCTGA
- a CDS encoding amidohydrolase yields the protein MTEAADRIFVNGEGHALADPDAGGDAVCEAVAVRDGEVVRTGRTRDVELLAGVDTDVVDLDGRVLLPGFVDAHTHLTTVGRYLVHADLSAADSPDEAVDLLDERAAEVKSEESGDESAETGDWVLGYGYDESTWDESRYLTREDLDRVSTERPVAAFREDMHVAAVNGVALDRFADALADAPDETVPTGGDGEPTGVLLEAAIDPIYRAVEPGPAETRAVVEAALEHCAERGITGFHDMVRDSHAPRVYRDLDAAGELTARVRINYWSDHLDAAREVGLATNAGSDMVETGAIKSYTDGSFGGRTARLSEPYADAPDEAGQWVVDPEELNETVADATDAGFQFTAHAIGDEAVDAVLDAYEEASRTDAGEARHRIEHVELADDEAIERLAETGVVASVQPNFLKWAREDGLYEERLGPERTAETNRYREMLDAGVKLAFGSDGMPMDPLFGVHHAVNAPAESQRLTVTEALRAYASGAAYAGFDEDRLGTIEAGKRADLVALDASPWENADAIDEIDVALTVVDGEVVFDGR from the coding sequence ATGACAGAGGCCGCGGACCGGATCTTCGTGAACGGGGAGGGACACGCGCTCGCGGACCCGGACGCGGGCGGCGACGCGGTCTGCGAGGCGGTCGCCGTGCGCGACGGCGAGGTCGTCCGGACCGGGCGGACCCGCGACGTGGAACTGCTCGCGGGCGTCGACACCGACGTGGTCGACCTCGACGGGCGCGTCCTCCTCCCCGGGTTCGTCGACGCGCACACCCACCTGACCACCGTCGGGCGCTACCTCGTCCACGCGGACCTCTCCGCGGCCGACTCCCCGGACGAGGCCGTCGACCTGCTCGACGAGCGCGCGGCGGAAGTGAAATCTGAGGAGAGCGGAGATGAAAGCGCCGAGACCGGCGACTGGGTGCTCGGCTACGGCTACGACGAGTCGACGTGGGACGAGTCGCGCTACCTGACGCGAGAGGACCTCGACCGCGTCTCGACCGAGCGCCCGGTCGCGGCGTTCCGCGAGGACATGCACGTCGCGGCGGTGAACGGCGTCGCGCTCGACCGCTTCGCGGACGCGCTGGCCGACGCCCCCGACGAGACGGTGCCGACCGGCGGCGACGGCGAGCCGACCGGGGTCCTCCTCGAAGCCGCGATCGACCCGATATACCGGGCGGTCGAGCCGGGACCGGCCGAGACGCGCGCGGTCGTCGAGGCCGCGTTAGAGCACTGCGCCGAACGCGGGATCACCGGCTTCCACGACATGGTTCGGGACTCGCACGCCCCGCGCGTCTACCGCGACCTCGACGCGGCCGGCGAACTGACCGCCCGCGTCCGGATCAACTACTGGAGCGACCACCTCGACGCGGCGCGCGAGGTCGGCCTCGCGACGAACGCCGGGAGCGACATGGTGGAAACCGGCGCGATCAAGTCGTACACCGACGGGAGCTTCGGCGGTCGAACCGCGCGCCTCTCGGAGCCGTACGCCGACGCCCCCGACGAGGCCGGCCAGTGGGTCGTCGACCCCGAGGAACTGAACGAGACCGTGGCGGACGCGACCGACGCGGGCTTCCAGTTCACCGCGCACGCCATCGGTGACGAGGCGGTCGACGCCGTGCTGGACGCCTACGAGGAGGCGTCGCGGACCGACGCGGGAGAGGCGCGCCACCGGATCGAACACGTCGAGTTGGCCGACGACGAGGCGATCGAGCGCCTCGCGGAGACGGGCGTCGTCGCCAGCGTCCAGCCGAACTTCCTGAAGTGGGCCCGGGAGGACGGGCTCTACGAGGAGCGGCTGGGCCCCGAGCGCACCGCTGAGACGAACCGCTACCGCGAGATGCTCGACGCGGGCGTCAAACTCGCGTTCGGCTCCGACGGCATGCCGATGGACCCGCTGTTCGGCGTCCACCACGCGGTCAACGCCCCCGCGGAGTCACAGCGACTCACCGTCACCGAGGCGCTGCGCGCGTACGCGAGCGGCGCCGCCTACGCCGGCTTCGACGAGGATCGACTCGGCACCATCGAGGCGGGAAAGCGGGCCGACCTCGTCGCGCTCGACGCCTCGCCGTGGGAGAACGCCGACGCGATCGACGAGATCGACGTCGCGCTCACGGTCGTCGACGGCGAGGTCGTGTTCGACGGGCGGTAG
- a CDS encoding AI-2E family transporter — protein sequence MVLNRQRLLGVLLVALATLAAAVLAEVLRTVVFAVTVAYVLYPLRQRLVGRGLSRRIACGVATAVAFVGATLVVAPLLYALYRRRSELIAILEQIPDLVPISVGGFETVVEIAPFAAAAETWVRGVALAVAGAAPVLVLELVVFTFLVYGILYRPTAVETAVFGIVPEEYHDIPSRLHERTRRTLYSIYVLQAATAAGTFLLAFAVFRLLGYGSPVLLAVIAGVLQFIPVVGPSVLVVALGAGDLLVGETGRAVAVLVIGLVVVAFVPDAVIRTQLADRTGKISPGLYFVGFVGGILSLGAVGVIVGPLVVSLLLEVIDMLSEHGASSEGVDGTADATE from the coding sequence ATGGTTCTCAACCGGCAACGGCTGCTCGGCGTGCTGCTCGTCGCTCTGGCGACGCTCGCGGCGGCCGTGCTGGCGGAGGTGCTGCGGACGGTCGTGTTCGCGGTCACCGTCGCGTACGTGCTCTACCCCCTCCGGCAGCGGCTCGTCGGCCGCGGCCTCTCGCGCCGGATCGCCTGCGGCGTCGCCACCGCCGTCGCGTTCGTCGGCGCCACCCTCGTCGTGGCGCCGCTCCTCTACGCGCTGTACCGACGGCGGTCGGAGCTGATCGCGATCCTCGAGCAGATCCCGGACCTCGTCCCGATCAGCGTCGGCGGGTTCGAGACGGTCGTCGAGATCGCGCCGTTCGCCGCGGCCGCCGAGACGTGGGTCAGGGGAGTCGCGCTCGCCGTCGCGGGCGCGGCCCCGGTGCTCGTCTTGGAGCTCGTCGTGTTCACGTTCCTCGTGTACGGGATCCTCTACCGGCCGACGGCCGTCGAAACGGCGGTCTTCGGCATCGTCCCCGAGGAGTACCACGACATCCCGTCTCGGCTCCACGAGCGGACGCGGCGGACGCTGTACTCGATCTACGTGCTCCAGGCCGCGACCGCGGCCGGGACCTTCCTCCTCGCGTTCGCGGTGTTCCGGCTCCTCGGATACGGCTCGCCGGTCCTTTTGGCCGTCATCGCGGGGGTCCTCCAGTTCATTCCCGTCGTCGGTCCGAGCGTCCTCGTCGTCGCGCTCGGGGCCGGCGACCTCCTCGTCGGAGAGACCGGGCGGGCGGTCGCGGTGCTGGTGATCGGGCTCGTCGTCGTCGCGTTCGTTCCGGACGCGGTGATCCGAACGCAACTTGCCGACCGGACCGGGAAGATCTCTCCCGGCCTCTACTTCGTCGGGTTCGTCGGCGGCATCCTCTCGCTGGGCGCGGTCGGCGTCATCGTCGGCCCGCTCGTCGTGTCGCTGCTGCTCGAAGTGATCGACATGCTCTCGGAGCACGGCGCGTCGTCGGAGGGGGTCGACGGGACCGCGGACGCGACCGAGTAG
- a CDS encoding NAD(P)/FAD-dependent oxidoreductase, producing MTDVVIVGGGPAGLSAGLFASKNGLDATLFDTDGTWMHKAHLFNYLGVGSVGGSEFMATARQQVDDFGVDRHQGEQVTGVESTDDGFTVTTEDGEYDADYVVLATGANRDLAEALDCEFDDDDTVSVGVSMETSVEGVYATGSMARAEEWQAVISAGDGAAAALNILSNEKGEHYHDFDVPDTAASVFGDLIDDEE from the coding sequence ATGACAGATGTCGTAATCGTCGGCGGTGGACCCGCCGGCCTGAGCGCCGGACTGTTCGCGAGCAAGAACGGACTCGACGCGACCCTCTTCGACACGGACGGGACGTGGATGCACAAGGCGCACCTGTTCAACTACCTCGGGGTAGGCTCCGTCGGCGGCAGCGAGTTCATGGCGACCGCCCGCCAGCAGGTCGACGACTTCGGCGTCGACCGCCACCAGGGCGAGCAGGTCACGGGCGTCGAGTCGACCGACGACGGCTTCACCGTAACGACCGAGGACGGCGAGTACGACGCCGACTACGTCGTCCTCGCGACGGGCGCGAACCGCGACCTCGCTGAGGCGCTCGACTGCGAGTTCGACGACGACGACACCGTCAGCGTCGGCGTCTCGATGGAGACCAGCGTCGAGGGCGTCTACGCGACCGGCTCGATGGCCCGCGCCGAGGAGTGGCAGGCGGTCATCTCCGCCGGCGACGGCGCCGCCGCCGCGCTCAACATCCTCTCGAACGAGAAGGGCGAGCACTACCACGACTTCGACGTCCCCGACACCGCGGCCTCGGTGTTCGGCGACCTGATCGACGACGAGGAGTGA